In Ktedonobacterales bacterium, the sequence ACCCTGGAGCGCGCCCTGAGCGGTAATGCCAGGGATACCTAGATTGATGACCTGCGCCCCTCGCGGCAGACTAGAACTCAGGTCCATAGGCCAGTTCTCTGTCGCTGGATGATCCGCGCCGGTGCCAAACGTCTCCGATGCGCCGATGGCTACAAAGACATATGGCGGGCGCGGCGTTGGAGTCGCCGCAGCGCCGCCGCCAGATGAAACCGGCGCAGCAGCAGAACCGCAGCCAACCAGCGCCACCCACAAAACAACAAGACACGCCAGGACCATTGCCAGGCGTGTTTGGGAAAACAGAAGAGAGGCCGCTGTTCGCCGAGACCGAGGAGGGAAAAGCATGCGCACTCAATCCTCAAGCAACTAGAGGAGCGTGTCCATAAGACAACATTATCCGCACCATTGTAGCATATCCTTGAGACGCAAAACATCCCCCTACTGTTACAGCAGCGCAGCGCCATCGTCTCGGCAATCACCGTATAGCGCCGCCGTCCCTGGCGGTCAACGGTTCGCCACCAGGGACGGCGGCGCTGCACATGGACGCCGCGCTTTTCTCTCAGGGGAAAATCTGGTGAATCGTCTGGTTAATCGCTGACCAGATAGGCTGGACGATGGATTTACCCTCCAGTTGATCGTAATAGCCATACTCCGGCACACCCAGCACATATTGCTGAAAATCGGTGGGGTGAAGATTTTTGGCGAAGTTTGCCAATGAAACCATCTGGCCGAGTGTCAGGCTCGTCAGTACACTCCCTTGCAAGTCTTTCGCCAACTCATCCAGACGATTCAGAAGAGTCCCGCTGTCCAGTTTCTTCTTCAACGCGATGAGCACCGATTGCTGGCGCGCCGAACGTCCAAAATCGCCCAGCAGGTCCGAATGGCGCGAGCGCACATAATTGAGCGCCTCCACGCCATTCAGGTGCTGCGGGCCAGCCGGAATATAGAGGCGCTGGTAATCAAAAGGGTTGCCATTGGGATCAAGGTCTTTGGGATAAGCGTCATCAACCACAGGATGCAGCACATCCACATCCACACCGCCCAGCGTATCAATCACCTTCACAAAGCCATCCAGCCCGACCCAGGCATAAGCATCAATAGGAATATGAAAATTGGCCTCGATAGTGGCTACCGTATGCGCAAACCCATGCAGCTTTCTCTCCTGCGGCGTAGTAGCTCCGTCAGTCTCCGCGCCAGAAATCTCATCGAGCTTATAGCAGCACTTCCCCTGATCGCTGGGCAACCACATATCGCGGGGGATCGAAACCATCGTTACCTTCTGATGCGCCAGATCAACCCGCACCACAATATCCGTCTGCGTCAGCACCGCGCCGCTGTGAAACTTCTGGTCATTATCGCTCCCAAGCAGCAGGAGATTAAAATGATCGACATTGGAGAGATCGCCTGGGAGCTGCGTCGCCTGGACTGGCTGATTGGTGGACACCACCTTTGGAAGCGTCTGCCCGGTGCTGCTTTGCACCAACTGATAGACCCCATAGTATTTGACGACTGCCAGAGCAGCGCCACCAAGAAGCGTCAGCAGGAATACGGATGCCACCGTAATAAGGATGATCTTTCTACGTTTGTGGGGAGCTTTCCGCCGCCCTGGTTCTTCAGGCGGAGAAGCAGGACGCCGGACCAGCGGCGGCGAGCTTTCGGGTGGGTGGTTTTCGGTTGGCAACTCCTGGATGCTGTGTGGTGAGAGACCTGTGTTATCCATCTGGCTTCATCGCCTCCTGCGATTACCGAGCATGCGGGCAGTGTTTTTCGCACGAGCAAGCGGCAATCTTAATGAGCAAGGGGTCAACTAGAAATTGACAAGAGGGGATTGCACAAGACATGCCATCAGGAGCATTTCCGGCACTTGCTGCCGCTCAAGTTGCTCGTAAAACTTGGGGAGATAGCCTGGAGGGACTCTATCTTTTACACCGTCTTTATGCTACATTCACTTGAAAGGGGGAGCCTCAAAAAGTGAGGGAGTATACCTATGTCCGAGGCTTCTGCCCAGGAGCGAGCAATGTCCATCATCATCTTGGAAACCTATATTCATGCCCCTGTTGAACGCTGCTTTGATCTCGCGCTTAACGTCGAGATGCACACCCGCTCTATGAACCTGACCAAAGAACGGGCTGTTGCCGGCGTAATGACCGGCGTGATGGGCCTGCACGATACCGTCACCTGGGAAGCGGTACATTTTGGCATCAAGCAACACCTCACCTCACAGATCACCCTGTTGGAGCGGCCACATCGCTTTACCGACGAAATGGTGCGGGGTCCATTTAAGGAACTCCACCATATTCATGAGTTTGTTCCCCAGGAGAACGGCGTCCTCATGAGAGATCGCTTTACGTTCAGATCGCCGCTTGGCTACCTGGGTTGGATAGTTGATAAGCTCGTCCTTGAACGCTATATGCGCAAATTGCTGCTGTTGAGGAATCAACGCATCAAACAAGTGGCAGAAGAAACGGTATGACGCTCAGTCTTCCCGATAGCCTTCCTGGTAGACCACTTGCCCATCAATCATCGTCAGCATCACCCGCGAGCGTAGATCAAACGGATCGCCCGACCAGATCACCAGATCGGCATCCTTCCCAGCGTCCAGACTGCCGACGCGCTCGGCCACGCCAAGAATCTCCGCCGGATGCAGCGTCACGGCCCTGAGCGCCAGATCAGTGGAAAGGCCATGTTTCACCGCGAGGATGGCCGCCGTCATTAGTTGATGAATCGGCACCACCGGATGATCCGTCGTAATCGCCACTTTCACGCCTGCCGCCGCAAGCACCGCAGGTGTCTCAAACGTCTTATCGCGCAGTTCCACTTTATAGCGCCCGGACATTGACGGCCCTACCACAGCAGGAACGCCGCGCCGCGCCAGCTCGTCCGCCACCTTATGCCCCTCGGTACAGTGTTCGACGCTCATCTCAAAGCCAAACTCATCGCGCAGCCGCAGCGCCGTCATAATATCGTCGGCGCGGTGCGCGTGGATGCGCATCGGAATACGCTTTTCCAGCGCCAGCCCAATTGCCTCCAGCTTCAGATCGCGCTCGAAAGGCCGACCCGCCTCTAGTTCGGCGCGGCGCTTTTCCAGATACGTCTGCGCCCTGCTAAAAATCTCGCGGAACAACGCAGCCGTCGCCATGCGCGTGCTTGGCGATTTCTTCTGATTGCGATAGGTGAACTTAGGGTTTTCGCCCATAGCCGCCTTGATGGCCGACGGCGCGCGCAAGACCACCTTATCAATGATCAGCCCCGTATGCTTGATGACCACGCACTGCCCGCCGATCACATTCCCGCTGCCCGGCTTCACCTCGGAGGTCGTCACCCCCGCCTGGCGCGCATCATCAAAGGCAATATCCTCCAGGTTGATACCATCGAGCGCCCGCAACTGCGGCGCAATCGGCTCAACCGACTCATTCGTATCGTCGCCCGCCGCGCCAACGCCCTGCTCATCCAGTCCCAGGTGCGTATGCGCATCAATCAGCCCAGGCGTAATCACCTTTCCCCGCGCATCAATCACCTCCACTCCCTCTGGCGCTCGCTCGTCGCGCCCCACCGACACGATCTTTCCTCCATCGATCAGTACCACCCCATCAGCTACTTCTGGCCCGCTCGCCGTCAAAATACGCCCGCCAGTAATCGCAATCATGGCCCGTTGTCCCTTTCGCCAGCAGAATTGTGATGCTCAAGCCGCCAACCCCAGCCGTCCTGGCCCATTGTAGCATATGCCTATCCATCAATAGGCGCTGGGCCTCCCTACAGAGTAAAGCTGCCTCGTGGTATACTGGGAGAGAGGAGGCGGTTATGCCATCGCGCTGGCATCGCTTTGACAGAACCTTGAAGTTGATTGCCGAACAAGAGCCAACTGGCTTGCTGGACTGGCTTGCCGAGGTGCTGCCTATCCCGGGGCCAGTGACGCTGCTAGACGCCAACCTCTCCAAAGAACTGCTGGATTCGGCACGTGAAGTAGATGTCCTCTGGCGAGCGGAAGCGAGGGGAAAGCCTTTTCTCCTGCACCTGGAGTTCCAACTGAAGCGAGACGAGCCAGGTCGCGCGGAGATGGGCGAGCGCCTGGCTGGCTATATCA encodes:
- a CDS encoding SRPBCC family protein, encoding MSEASAQERAMSIIILETYIHAPVERCFDLALNVEMHTRSMNLTKERAVAGVMTGVMGLHDTVTWEAVHFGIKQHLTSQITLLERPHRFTDEMVRGPFKELHHIHEFVPQENGVLMRDRFTFRSPLGYLGWIVDKLVLERYMRKLLLLRNQRIKQVAEETV
- a CDS encoding LCP family protein; its protein translation is MDNTGLSPHSIQELPTENHPPESSPPLVRRPASPPEEPGRRKAPHKRRKIILITVASVFLLTLLGGAALAVVKYYGVYQLVQSSTGQTLPKVVSTNQPVQATQLPGDLSNVDHFNLLLLGSDNDQKFHSGAVLTQTDIVVRVDLAHQKVTMVSIPRDMWLPSDQGKCCYKLDEISGAETDGATTPQERKLHGFAHTVATIEANFHIPIDAYAWVGLDGFVKVIDTLGGVDVDVLHPVVDDAYPKDLDPNGNPFDYQRLYIPAGPQHLNGVEALNYVRSRHSDLLGDFGRSARQQSVLIALKKKLDSGTLLNRLDELAKDLQGSVLTSLTLGQMVSLANFAKNLHPTDFQQYVLGVPEYGYYDQLEGKSIVQPIWSAINQTIHQIFP
- a CDS encoding amidohydrolase, which translates into the protein MIAITGGRILTASGPEVADGVVLIDGGKIVSVGRDERAPEGVEVIDARGKVITPGLIDAHTHLGLDEQGVGAAGDDTNESVEPIAPQLRALDGINLEDIAFDDARQAGVTTSEVKPGSGNVIGGQCVVIKHTGLIIDKVVLRAPSAIKAAMGENPKFTYRNQKKSPSTRMATAALFREIFSRAQTYLEKRRAELEAGRPFERDLKLEAIGLALEKRIPMRIHAHRADDIMTALRLRDEFGFEMSVEHCTEGHKVADELARRGVPAVVGPSMSGRYKVELRDKTFETPAVLAAAGVKVAITTDHPVVPIHQLMTAAILAVKHGLSTDLALRAVTLHPAEILGVAERVGSLDAGKDADLVIWSGDPFDLRSRVMLTMIDGQVVYQEGYRED